In Flavobacteriales bacterium, the genomic window GATGGCAGAACCAACCATTCCGTTATGGCCTGCCACATAAATGCGGCTTTCCTTATTCATAATAGTTCATGATCTTATGTCCGCCGTCAAGAAGATATTTATCCCGCTTGAAGAGCTCTACGTCGGCCTGTACCATTTCCTTCACCAGGGCATGGAAGGTGATCTTCGGTTTCCATCCCAGTTCCTTGATGGCACGGGAAGGGTCACCTAAAAGAAACTCTACTTCCGTGGGGCGGAAATACCGTGGGTCGATGCTGACACGCTCCTCACCAGTTTTGGCATCTACGCCCACCTCATCCACACCACTGCCTTTCCATTCAATATCAATGCCCACCTGTTTGAAGGCTTCTACGGTAAACTCGCGCACGGAGTGCACCTCACCTGTTGCCAGCACATAGTCATCGGGTTTATCCACCTGAAGCATCAGGTACATCCCTTCGACATAGTCACGTGCATGTCCCCAGTCGCGTTGTGAGTCGAGGTTTCCGAGGTACATTTTATCCTGTAGTCCCAGGGAGATCTTGGCTACAGCCCTGGTGATTTTGCGCGTTACGAAAGTTTCTCCGCGGATGGGGCTTTCATGGTTGAAGAGAATACCATTGCAGGCGAAAATGTCATAAGCTTCCCGGTAGTTCTTGGTGATCCAGAAAGCATACAGTTTGGATACCGCATACGGACTTCTGGGATAGAACGGGGTGGTTTCCTTCTGAGGGGTTTCCTGCACCTTACCGTAAAGTTCTGACGTGGAAGCCTGGTAGAATCTCACTTTCTTCTCCATTCCGAGGATACGAATGGCTTCCAGCAACCTCAGGGTACCCATGGCATCCGCATTGGCGGTGTATTCAGGTGTTTCAAATGAAACTTTCACATGCGACTGTGCTGCCAGGTTATAAATCTCGTCGGGCTGCACCTCCTGGATGATGCGGATCAGGTTGGTGGAGTCCGTCATATCTCCGAAGTGGAGAATAAAATTCACATTTCCCTCATGGGTATCGGTATACAGGTGATCTACCCTTTCGGTGTTAAACAGGGAGCTTCGTCTTTTAATACCGTGAACCTCGTATCCTTTTTTCAGAAGGAATTCTGCAAGGTAGGCTCCGTCCTGGCCGGTGATCCCGGTAATCAATGCTTTCTTTCTCATTCTTTAGCTTTTTGCTATTCTGGGTGCAAATCTACGAATTATGCGCGGTAAGGCCTTCAACAAGGAACCAATCATTTCTCAATATCTCCTTGTTATAGGTCATAGGTTGTTGTTCAGGCCAGCGAATCACGCGGCCTCCCATGGATTCCACGATGGCTTGTCCCGCAGCGGTATCCCACTCCATGGTAGGTGCAAAACGGGGATAGTATTCCGCCTTGCCCTCTGCCACCATGCATAGTTTAAGTGAGCTTCCTGCGGCAAGCACTTCCACCTCTCCGTGTTTTTTTCTCATGTCCTCCATGAATGCTTCGGTCTCGGGCGACATGTGTGACCTACTTCCGACGAGGGTCACCGGCCTGTCTCCTTTGGGAACGGGCAGCTTCACCCCCCTGGCTGCAATGGGCGTGAGCAGGTCATCGGTCAGGATATTCCCCAATACGGTTTTCAATCCTTCCAGTTTGATACTTCCGAGCCCGGCATGGCCTACGTAAAGCGTATCCGTCACCGGCACATAAATCACACCGGATACCGGTCGGTTGCCTTCCATCAGGGCAATGTTTACGGTAAACTCGCCATTGCGTTTGATAAATTCTTTGGTTCCATCCAGGGGGTCTACGAGCCAATACTTGTCCCAGCCGGACCTTTCTTTAAAGTCTACCTGGCTGCCTTCTTCACTCAGAATGGGCAATCCGCTATCAAGGAGGGTTGCTTCAATGACCTTGTTGGCGCGTTGGTCTGCCTCCGTAAGCGGACTGTTATCTTCTTTCATTTCAACGGCGATCGGACTTTGGTATACGTCCATGATCTCCCGGCCTGCCAATTCAGCGGCTGTGATGGCCAGGTGGGTGAGTTTGTTGATTTCGGTTTGGTCTGTCATTTAGATTGTGATACGATGGTTAATTCTGTGCAGGCTCAATTGGAGGTCATGGCAAATTGTTTCTTCAGTTTCATCTTATTCAATTCCATACGTCCATGCCAGGATCACGGCACACACCACGGCATAGATCAATGTCAATGGTGCGCCATACCTGAAAAAGTCCTTGAACGAATATCCCCCCGGACCATAAACCATGAGGTTCGTCTGGTAGCCGATCGGGGTGATGAAGCTTGCAGCTCCACCGAAGGCCACTACGAGAATAAAGGGTACAGGGTTCGCATGCATCTGCGCTGCCAGCGAAACGGAAACGGGAAACACCAGTGCCACCGCTGCCTTGGTGGTGATGAATCCTGCCAAAAGATTGGTGACCATAAATATGCCGAATATGATCAGGGTCCCTCCCAATGGATTCAACCACTGATACATCGTCTGTGAGAGATAACCCGCCGCACCTGAATTGATCATGGCTCTTCCGAAGGCAATGCCCAATGCGATCATGATGATGAGCTCAAAGTCGATGCTTTTGCGTATCTCCTGGTTAGGCACCACCTTGATTAATAAAGCCGTGGCCAGGACAAGGACCAGTCCGGTAAACAACGGCACCAGCTGTATGCTGCTCAGGATGATAGACAGGATAACGCCACCCAATACCAGCAATGATTTCCAGAGCGATACATTTTCATGTTCCTTCAACCGGTTGATCACATAGAAGACCGGAATGTTGGAAGTTCGTTGAAGGAAATCCTTTCCTCCCAATACAAGCAGGGCATCACCGGCTTTCATTTCGATGTCACCCACTTTGCCCGACAGTTTTTCACCGTTGCGGTGTACGGCCAAAATGGCGCCATCATACTTGCCACGGAAGTTGGATTCACGGATGGTCTTTCCGATGAGGTTGGAGTTGTGGCTGATCACCACTTCCACCACATTGGCGAGTTCTTCTTTAGGGATGTCACAAGCCTTGGGCAACGACAAGCCGAGTGACGGCTGTGTAAGTTCCTCAATGGCGGTCGTAGCGCCGGTGAAGATGAGCACATCTCCCGTCTCCAGGATCTCGCCGGGTGATACCGGAGCGATCGTCTTTTTCTGACGAACCACCTCGATCAGGTAAAGACCTCGAAGATTCCTGAGCCCCGCATCCTCTACGGAAACACCCACTAATCTTGATCCCTGCTGCACCTCGGCTTCCACAAAATATTCCCTGGAATTGGCAACAAAAGCATCCCTGGAATCCTTTCTGTCAGGCAACAAACGACCACCAACAAAAACAATATACAGGATGCCGATAACCAGCATCACCAAACCCACCGGCGCGAAATCGAAAATACCGAGTGACGGGTAGCCCGCTTCCACAGCCAGTCCGTTTACAATCAGATTGGTGGATGTACCGATAAGCGTCACACATCCACCCAGGATGGTGGCAAATGAAAGAGGCATCAATACTTTTGAAGGCGACACCCCGGTCTTCTTGCTCCAGCCATCAAGGAAAGGCATCATCATCGCTACCAGCGGGGTGTTGTTGAAGAAGGCGGATAACACGGACACATTAATGCTTAACCTGGCCAGAATCACACGAAGGTTTGATGATGCCCCGATCATCCGGGCCAGCAATGCCTCCACCGCCGATGCTTTTCTGATCATGTCGCTGATGATCAGCAATAATATGATCACCGCCAACTGTTCATTGGCAAAGCCATGCAATGCCTCCGCCGGTGATATGATGCCAAACACCACAAGTACAGCGCCAGTGACAAAGAACGCAACCGACGGCCGAAGCCATTCCCTATAGAGACAAAGCAATAGCCCTGTAACTATAACCAGCATCCATATTACTTTGATATCAGGCATTTATAGCGCGTTAAGGTATTTCGGGGCAAAATAGCTTCCTGATGTTAAAACGGCATTAAGTCCGGTTGCAAAGCTAAGGAATGGTTTGAAATGACCAGAGGGGGGTGGACAGGAGGCAGGAGGCAGTTGGCAGGAGGATGTGGGTTAACATGAAGAATGATGGTGATAAGTGGAATTTCATTGGTCAATAGACAATAGACATCAGACACTAGAAAATAGACATCGGACAATGGATAATAGACATCAGACAATAGACTTTAGACATCAGACTATTGGGGATGGTGAATGGATCATCGATGTTATGTAAGAGGCGTTGAAGGACGGCTTCGATATGGTGACGTGGAGGTTTGGGGATACACGAATCCCCGCCCCACGGTAAAGTTACCAAAGGCATTGAAGGTCGTAGAGATAAGTTGAAGTATGTTCTTACTTGGGTGATTCAGGGAAGATGATGGTACGAAAAACGGTTATGGGCTAAGCTACAGAATAGTACGACGAATGTACATAAGTCCCGGGAGTAGAACGATCCGGGAACCTTCGCCTAACACATCGGTGGTTTGGACAAACTATGAAACACGGGGTAATAGCTTAAGAGGTTGACATACCGCTGATATGTGTGTGGAGAAGAATTTATTTACATCACCACATCATCAAATCACTAAATCACCACATCACCAAATCATCACATCACCTCCTGCCTAATTCTTCATCAACCTGAAAGCATGCGACCATTTATTTTCCCTCATACCCGGGATACACCAAAGCATACACAGGGGTTCTATCGCCCGTGCTGCTTCCACGTTGCCCATATCTTCCACTTCCCAGCCGAATTCATGCAACAGGGAACTCACAACCGATTTTGCCTGCGCATCATCTCCGCAGATGAACATGGACGGTTTGCTTTCAAAGGCCGGATCAACCATAAAGGCATTGCCGACACAACTGAATGATTTTACAAAGTGAACATCGGGATAAGCATGCTGAATTTGTTCCATCAGGGATTCATCGAGGTTGGTAAAGAAGCGCAGTACGCCGTTCTCCGGGGGAGCTTCTGCGATCGGGTTGGTGGTATCGATGACCGTTTTTCCGCTAAGGTGTTGTTTGCCGGCCATGGCCAGTGCATCTTTGGCCACCCTTCCGCTAACGGCAAGAATCACGATGTCACCAAATGCGGCAGCTTCTTCGAATGAGCCGATTTTGGCTTCCGGATGTGTCGCATTCCATTCCGAAAGCTTTGATGTATCCCTGGTGCCGAGCATGACCTCGTATCCGTGTTTGAGGCAACCGGCACCCAGTGTTTTTGCAACAATTCCGGAGCCGATAATTCCGATTTTCTTTTTCATGACTGTTTGAATGATGAGATTCAAATCTATGCATTTTTCAATTGCATCGGAACCCCTCTCTGATCTCTTTCATGTTACATGAATGTATCCTTCCGGTTCGGTAAACAGATAAAAAATCAGGATTTTTTGTTTTGAGTTTAAGTGTCAGTTAATCAATGCTTAATAACTATGTGTCGGCTGTTTTTTGTGGATTTGATCCGGTGGTTTGATGCGTAAGGGTACCTGTATTTCCGGTTTCCCCTGTGTATAGACTTCCCGTTGTTTGCAAGTGTAGAGTAGCACTAAAAACTTCTGTATGAAAACACATAGGACCCCCGGCATTCTGCGGACCGCTATGCGTATGCTTGGCATCACCGCGTGTACCTTTTTAGCAGTGCAGTTAAATGCTGCCACAGATCGATACAGATTGATGTTAAGAGATGATCCCGCCACAACGATGGTGATCGGATGGGATCAGGTATCCGGATCTAACCCGATGGTTTATTATGGTCCTGTTGATCATGGGACAAACTGGTCGTCATATCCCAGCTCACAGGCGCCTGACAGGGTTATCAATTACCTGGGTATGAACAATCATTTTGTACGACTGACCGGCCTTACCCCCAATACCCCCTATTATTTTGTGATCAGGGACAGCAATGGCAACAGCCAGCGTTTCTGGTTTAAAACGGCACCCGCAGATAACGGTCAACGGCTGTCCCTGATCGCCGGAGGGGATTCAAGAAACAACCGCACACCCCGGCAGAATGCCAATCGGCTTGTAGCTAAGTTACGACCGCATGCGGTTTTCTTCGGTGGAGATATGACAGCCAACGGATCCAGTTCAGAATGGTTGGAGTGGATGAATGACTGGCAACTGACCATTGGTTCCGACGGGCGTATGATCCCGATCGTGGCGGCACGTGGCAACCATGAATCTTCCAATACCATCATTGTAAATCTGTTCGACGTTCCCGATCCTAATGTCTACTACGCACTGACCCTCGGGGGGAACCTGATCAGGTCTTATACCCTGAATACGGAGATTTCCATTTCGGGAAGCCAGACCAACTGGTTGTCGAACGATCTGGATGCGAATGCGGGCGTATTGTGGAAAATGGCCCAATACCATAAACCCATGCGCCCGCATGTGTCCAGTAAGTCGGAAGGGACAAGTCAGTATAGCAACTGGGCGCAGATGTTTTACGACAAAGGGGTGCGTGTGGTGGTAGAATGCGATGCACATACCGTTAAGACCACCTGGCCGGTGATGCCTTCCAACGGTTCCGGAAGTGATGAAGGGTTTGTTCGGGAAGATGATAAAGGCACCGTATATGTCGGAGAGGGTTGTTGGGGCGCACCGTTACGTAGCAACGACGATAACAAAACGTGGACCCGGGCAAGTGCTTCGTTCAATCAGTTCAAATGGATATTTGTGAACAAGGACACCATCGAAATTCGCACCATCAATGTAGACAATGCAACGCAGGTGGGAACGGTGAATGATAACAATATTTTTACCCCGCCATCCAATCTCAATATCTGGAATCCTTCTTCCGGTAGTGTGGTGTATATCACAAGAGGACAAGATCCCAACCAGGCGCCGTCTGTGAATGTGACCGGTCCGTCAAACGGTAATTTTTACGCTGCACCTCAAACCATCACCGTGACCGCAGATGCGGTAGATGCTGACGGTACCATCTCTCAGGTGGAGTTTTTTATAAACGGAAGTTCCATCGGTACGGATCAGACGGCGCCCTATTCGGTGTCATGGACCATTCCGGCAAACGGATCATACGTCATCCATGCAGTGGCTACGGATGATGACGGTGCCAAAACAACCTCGGATGTCGTGACCATCACCGTGGGTAGTTATTCGGATACCTATTGCGGAAGGATCAGCCGGTCCGAGGATGATGTGGAGGAAAGTGAAGCAGGGGCCATATACATGAACAGCTCGGACATTGAACTGGTATATGATGCATTTAATAACAACGGCAACCAGGTCATCGGCTTGTTTTTTCCTTCGGTGACCATCCCCAATGGAGCCGTGATCGACAAAGCATATATACAATTTCAGGTGGATGAGACCGGCACAGCAGCCTGTGACCTGGAGATCAGATGTGAGGCATCCGACAATGCCACGCCATTCTCCGGAGCATCCTACGAAGTGTCTTCTGCGGTAACAACCATGTCGGGTGTTAACTGGTCCGTGCCTGCCTGGACTATGGTCGGGGCA contains:
- the gmd gene encoding GDP-mannose 4,6-dehydratase gives rise to the protein MRKKALITGITGQDGAYLAEFLLKKGYEVHGIKRRSSLFNTERVDHLYTDTHEGNVNFILHFGDMTDSTNLIRIIQEVQPDEIYNLAAQSHVKVSFETPEYTANADAMGTLRLLEAIRILGMEKKVRFYQASTSELYGKVQETPQKETTPFYPRSPYAVSKLYAFWITKNYREAYDIFACNGILFNHESPIRGETFVTRKITRAVAKISLGLQDKMYLGNLDSQRDWGHARDYVEGMYLMLQVDKPDDYVLATGEVHSVREFTVEAFKQVGIDIEWKGSGVDEVGVDAKTGEERVSIDPRYFRPTEVEFLLGDPSRAIKELGWKPKITFHALVKEMVQADVELFKRDKYLLDGGHKIMNYYE
- the cysQ gene encoding 3'(2'),5'-bisphosphate nucleotidase CysQ — its product is MTDQTEINKLTHLAITAAELAGREIMDVYQSPIAVEMKEDNSPLTEADQRANKVIEATLLDSGLPILSEEGSQVDFKERSGWDKYWLVDPLDGTKEFIKRNGEFTVNIALMEGNRPVSGVIYVPVTDTLYVGHAGLGSIKLEGLKTVLGNILTDDLLTPIAARGVKLPVPKGDRPVTLVGSRSHMSPETEAFMEDMRKKHGEVEVLAAGSSLKLCMVAEGKAEYYPRFAPTMEWDTAAGQAIVESMGGRVIRWPEQQPMTYNKEILRNDWFLVEGLTAHNS
- a CDS encoding SLC13 family permease is translated as MPDIKVIWMLVIVTGLLLCLYREWLRPSVAFFVTGAVLVVFGIISPAEALHGFANEQLAVIILLLIISDMIRKASAVEALLARMIGASSNLRVILARLSINVSVLSAFFNNTPLVAMMMPFLDGWSKKTGVSPSKVLMPLSFATILGGCVTLIGTSTNLIVNGLAVEAGYPSLGIFDFAPVGLVMLVIGILYIVFVGGRLLPDRKDSRDAFVANSREYFVEAEVQQGSRLVGVSVEDAGLRNLRGLYLIEVVRQKKTIAPVSPGEILETGDVLIFTGATTAIEELTQPSLGLSLPKACDIPKEELANVVEVVISHNSNLIGKTIRESNFRGKYDGAILAVHRNGEKLSGKVGDIEMKAGDALLVLGGKDFLQRTSNIPVFYVINRLKEHENVSLWKSLLVLGGVILSIILSSIQLVPLFTGLVLVLATALLIKVVPNQEIRKSIDFELIIMIALGIAFGRAMINSGAAGYLSQTMYQWLNPLGGTLIIFGIFMVTNLLAGFITTKAAVALVFPVSVSLAAQMHANPVPFILVVAFGGAASFITPIGYQTNLMVYGPGGYSFKDFFRYGAPLTLIYAVVCAVILAWTYGIE
- a CDS encoding NAD(P)-binding domain-containing protein, which gives rise to MKKKIGIIGSGIVAKTLGAGCLKHGYEVMLGTRDTSKLSEWNATHPEAKIGSFEEAAAFGDIVILAVSGRVAKDALAMAGKQHLSGKTVIDTTNPIAEAPPENGVLRFFTNLDESLMEQIQHAYPDVHFVKSFSCVGNAFMVDPAFESKPSMFICGDDAQAKSVVSSLLHEFGWEVEDMGNVEAARAIEPLCMLWCIPGMRENKWSHAFRLMKN
- a CDS encoding fibronectin type III domain-containing protein translates to MKTHRTPGILRTAMRMLGITACTFLAVQLNAATDRYRLMLRDDPATTMVIGWDQVSGSNPMVYYGPVDHGTNWSSYPSSQAPDRVINYLGMNNHFVRLTGLTPNTPYYFVIRDSNGNSQRFWFKTAPADNGQRLSLIAGGDSRNNRTPRQNANRLVAKLRPHAVFFGGDMTANGSSSEWLEWMNDWQLTIGSDGRMIPIVAARGNHESSNTIIVNLFDVPDPNVYYALTLGGNLIRSYTLNTEISISGSQTNWLSNDLDANAGVLWKMAQYHKPMRPHVSSKSEGTSQYSNWAQMFYDKGVRVVVECDAHTVKTTWPVMPSNGSGSDEGFVREDDKGTVYVGEGCWGAPLRSNDDNKTWTRASASFNQFKWIFVNKDTIEIRTINVDNATQVGTVNDNNIFTPPSNLNIWNPSSGSVVYITRGQDPNQAPSVNVTGPSNGNFYAAPQTITVTADAVDADGTISQVEFFINGSSIGTDQTAPYSVSWTIPANGSYVIHAVATDDDGAKTTSDVVTITVGSYSDTYCGRISRSEDDVEESEAGAIYMNSSDIELVYDAFNNNGNQVIGLFFPSVTIPNGAVIDKAYIQFQVDETGTAACDLEIRCEASDNATPFSGASYEVSSAVTTMSGVNWSVPAWTMVGAVGADQRTPDLTAIVQEVVDRNGWQANNALKFIITGTGARIAEAYDGDTGAAAQLCIDYTVSFPTAVTPRGTTPFSIRIAPNPMVGDLQVLLNGQRAGAESCRVTVYDLTGRKYIQKTITLSAGRNSFWLDTSDLTSGYYVVNVMVGDQSVTERFVKQ